gcagtggttgagagtccacctgccgatgcaggggacacgggttcgtgctccggtccgggaagatcccacgtgccgtggagcggctgggcccgtgagccatggccgctgagcctgcgcgtccggagcctgtgctccgcaacagtagaggccacaacagtgagaggcccgcgtaccgcaaaaataaaataaaataaagttcaagtTAACTTAAGGATTTATTAACTTTTTGTTGATATTGATTTTGAGCACGTGAGAGGTAGAAGCCAGTGCGTGTGTAGCACAGACGTAGACCGCGGACACTGCTGGCGGAGAATTCGAACCTGAGCGGGCCCGCAGCTTTCTAGGTCTCCACGCTTGTTCCCGCTGTACGTTTACGTGGTTTTCAGAGGCCACATCCCAAGGACACTCAGTCACCACAGCGACCCCCCACCAGCCCAGCCGGCCTCCCGAGGCTGCGGGCCATGCCCTGGTCCCACGTGCACCCTCTCCCTACTGTTTTGGAGTCTCTCCTTTTACCCTGAACCCGGTTCCCTTTTGAGGAGTGCTGCTCGTGACATCATCGCTGTTCATTCGTGTGCTTCAGAAAAGAAGGAGACCCTGATCCTTGTGTTGCGGTACCTTTTAAAAGGCCGCTTCATACTGGCACCTTCAGGGACACCACCCCCGTTTCTTTTAAGATTATAATCTCCGTAATGCGGAATCAGCAAATGCCAGATGTGGAGCAGTGGATGTtttcttaagaaacaagaaagatgagaaagagagtGTGGTTGTTTTTCAAGTCTTGCTAGCAAGAAAAGGCAAGGACGACACCGCCCCACCTCCCAGGGTGACGCAGGTCAGATAGGTTtctccaaaatggaaatattggTTTATTTGAGCAAATGAATGTAATGCAAGGTTGTTCCGGGGGGAAATGCTGATATCCTGCATGGACACGCAGCATCTTTAAAAAGTTTGTCTCCGAATGACTTCCAGATGACAACTGCCTGACACGGTCGAGGGTACCGTGGTGCGCGCACACCTGTTGCGTGAGGCTTGACgtcccacagacacacacccacacGGTCGGGGCCCAGCTCAGCCAAGTTCCAAGTCCCACTCTTCTTCTCAGTGTTTCTACAGACATCCAGCAGCTGCCCTTCAGGAAAATCGTTTAATTTCCCTACAGTTTTTCTACAGAATTCACAGCCTAAGAAATTACTAACTGCATATGGCTTCGTTGGTTGTATACCAAGCACACATCCTCCCAGCACACTCTGTGTCTAGGTGACCTTTTACttattagaataaaaacaaagcagtgTGGTCTCCCACTCAGATCACATCTATGTTTGGCTTCATGCTATGGTCCCAAAGTACCAGTGACACTGGGAGGACTAAAACTTCTGTCATGACCAAGTCCTCACACACTTGTACGCAGTCTCCCTCCTGTGCGGTGAGCGTGCACAGGGGAAGCTCTCGCTCAGGCTCCAAGCTGGGCCTGGAGGTGGCgagagccccgcccgcccccggcaCACACTCAGCCACAGGCCGGCCAGAGGACAGAGCTGCGACAGGCCAGGGGCCCCAGCTGGAGGCCAGAGGGGTCTGCCCTGTCTGCAGGTGCTCGGGGAGGAGCTGCGCAGCGCGGCCCAGCGGGCGGGAGGTGACAGCCGAGTCTTGGAACCGGGAGGGGTACGGAGCCGCATGCCCACGGCCGGCCGGTGTGGCTGGAGCTGAGCGCTGAGGGGACGGTGGGGGAGTGACACAGGCTGAGGCGGAAAGGCGGCAGTCTGGAGGCGGCTTACACCAAGGCCTGGCAGACCAAGTGAGGATGTTGAACTTTATGCCAAAAGCAGATGTTAGCTGGTTTTAGCAGGAACGACACTCTCGGGTTTGTGCTCTGGGAGCCTCTGGAGCCACGTGGAGGGCGGGGTCCTTGCAAATCTGCTCAGGAAAGACCATCATTTTTCAGCAGACTTGACAGTCACTGAGCCCGGCCAGCGGGGGCAGGGCCCGGATCTGGCACCAAAGCCCTGAACAAACCCCGCTGCGTCTCGAGCCGTCGGATTGGCTTGGTTTGGTCTCACGAGATTTCTCATCAGAACGTGCGAAGCCCGGAAACCTCGCTAAAACCCACTGTGCTCGCACATCTACGAGACACAGCGTTACACGCGCACCAGTGACTGTGTCACCTGGGTGCGTGCACTCACTGTGTAAGTCGTCTTAATGCTTTCAGTTACGGAACgtttccaacacacacacacaaggggcGAGAAGGGTGCGGCCAGCTCCGCTGTGCACCCACAGCCACCCCGCGACGGTCCGCGAGCAGCCCTCGTGTTTCACCCGCACCCCGCCAGCTGCCAGCACCCCGTCTCGTTACGTTTAGGCAAATCCCAGACATAATGTTGTCTCATCCATAATATTTCCGAATTTTGCTCTAAAAGTTAAGTACTCTTTTTtgtaagagtcatgtaccaaaatgtttattgcagctctatttacgatagccaggacatggaagcaacctaagtgtccatcaacagatgaatggataaggaagatgtggcacatatatacaatgcaatattactcagccatagaaagaaatgaaactgagttatttgtagtgaggtggatggacctggagtctgtcatacagagcgaagtaagtcagaaggagaaaaacaaataccgtatgctaacacatatatatggaatctaagaaaaaaaaatgtcatgaagagattagtggtaggacaggaataaaacacagacctactagagcatggacttgaagatatggggagggggaagggtaagcggtgacgacgtgagagagtggcagggacatatacacactaccaaacgtaaattagacagctagtgggaagcagccgcacagcacagggagatcagctcggtgctctgtgaccacctagaggggtgggatagggagggtgggagggagggtgacgcaagagggaagagatatgggaacatatgtatatgtataactgattcactttgttgtaaagcagaaactaacacactattgtaaaatagttatactcaaataaagatgttaaaaaaagaaaaaaaatttaaaaataaaagttaagtaCTCTTTTTTGTTCAACTTAACAGTAATAACCTCTCACATCTAAAAAATTTACAAGtactgcttaacatcactaaacATCCAGTCGGGCTTGACATCTCGCCAGTCAGCTTGtgcatttttaaactgttttctaaCAAGTCGCTTCTAATCCGTAGGTCCCCTCATGCCTCTCCTCTGCCCTGGACCCGGCCAAGCAGATCCTCCTGGTGTCCGGACTGTGTCCTCAGCCCCCTGGACTCCTGTCAACGGGTCACTCGATCAAGGCGTCTGACCAGATTCAAGTTCAGTTTTCTTGGCAAAAATGCTTCCTCCACGGTGTTGCTGGCCGTCCACTCACGGCGCAGAGCGCGTGCACCTGAGTCACGCTCGCTCGCGGCCTGTCTGCGGCTGGCGTGCGGGCCACGCCATTTACGTCTCGGCAACTGCCGGCCGCTGTCAGGCTCACAAAGGCACGAAATGAGAAACACGTTGTCTCCCTCCTCCGCTGATGGAACCAGGGTTACCGAGAGGGGCCAGTCCCAGAGCTGGGCCAGGAGGGCGTGTGAGCCTGAAGGTAAGGCGCACCCCGGAGGGTGGGGGCCGCCCCACTCGGGGGCGGCAGCAGGCTGTGATCCGCTGAGTAACGCTGCTGTGGACGAGAAGGGAGCGCTCGTCCTGACCGCAGAGGGCCAACCAGTCAGGATGGAAGGAGGACGGACGTGACAGCCATCGTCAGGACGAGAATTCTTTGCAGAATTTCTGGAAGTCCAAAATGACGTCCCTATGAAAAGTTAAGGGGCAAAGGCCTAGGGAAAAGTATGGGTGCCCTGCCTTCCTTAGGCTCTCACCAAAGTCCCAGAAGGCGGTGCCCGGCGCGCGGGGCTGAGGCCCGCAGGCCGGGCCCCTGGGCAGGCAGCACCCTCGCCGGGGTGCTCCTCAGAACCTGGGAGCACAGGACCGGCACCAGCTGCACCCCTGCTGAAGGGATCTGCCTTTTCACCTCCTCGTCCTTGTCGCTGGCGCCCCTTCCCGCCTGGTTCCTGGCTAATCATGCTGGGTGTCGCTCGGGCGGTGAACCGTGGGCATTTGTCTGTAAACACCCACGTGCTTCTGTGGACGTTTTTGGTCGATGTCCCTGAATTTCCCCCTGCAAATGACATAAACCCTGAAAGCTGAGGGACCGTCTGGTTAAATGTCCAATTAAAACGTAAGTCTCAGGAGGGACCCAGGGAACCACGTGCACCAGTTGCCAGTTGGCTGGCAATTCCACAGCTGCACCTTTCAGGTCTCAGTTTGCCGTGTTACTTGCTCACCTACATGGAAGATGAAGTTATTCCCTGATTTTACTAGAAGGCTGGGAAGGATGAAAGTGGGCTTATCTATGAGTGCACTGAGGTTCCTTCATGGAATGGGCTTTGCAAGAATATCCCAGAATATTCCATATTCTTGGAAACAGATAAGCCATTTAATTTATTATCCAAGCCAGGCCACTGCCGAAAGTGAGAGGGAGGAGCTATGAACGACTCTGGGTTAACGGGCATAAACTGGATTGAGTTCACCCCACTCTCTCACCAGACTCTGTAGACTCTTGAAAGAAACCTTGGTGACCCCCTCAGTTATTCTAGAATATGCTGCTAACCCTTAAAGTCAGCAGGGAACAGTTTGAATGTGGAGCAGGTTTAGAAgcctaaatctccctcagcctacTTGGCCCTGACTCTGACTTCTTTCCGTGGATGCAATCTCTCCACTGGTATTTCTGCCCGTGAGCAGTTATTCCAAAATAACAAGCCAGAGGGGTGGggaatggatggggttgtgtttcaGATGCAGAAGCCCCAGCCGGGTGGCTCCTGGGTGCCGTCTGGCCCCCGATGCTGTTCTCTTGGTCTCCAGTCCACTGCACATGCACCTCCATCCTTACACGCACAAGGATGGTCATGAGGACTGGTTAACACACAACTTGCTTTGTGTCTCCTCCACAGGAAGAGTCCAGAATTTCTGACTGTACAATAACGACCAATGGAATAAATTCATCACAGTCACTGGGACAAAGGCAACCTCTTCCCTCTAATTAGTTAAGCCCTCTGCCTGTTCCCCTCTGACCCCAGGAATAAACCACTTTTCCCCGACACTGACTTGTCTTCGAGAGCTGACCATCTGCACGGATCCTTTGGAACCACTGAATGGCACCAGTGATGCGGTCTGTTAAATCCCTGTCTTGTTCTCAATAAGAAGCTGAGTTTCTGACAGATAAGGATCAAaccaggctctggagccagactgcccagATTTGAATGCTGACTTTGCCACTTACCAACCCCAAGCAAGTACCTTcacctccccaagcctcagtctcctcagctgtaaaatgggaggaaGGAAGCTACCGTCTCGGAGGATTCATGAGATAATTCACGTGGAGGGACGGCCTGGCCGGTAGTAACCACTCAAGAAGAGTGTTTGTATCATTGCTGTTGTCTGTCCACGGCAACTCTGGTTGAATTAGGAGGCAACTAACTCTTTTGAATTAGCTAGAAATAAGCACACAAACCAATGAGTTAGTAAGTATTACTCTAGGACTGATTAAAGCGTGTCGTGGGTATTTAATCCAAAATGACGCTTTGTTCCCGTCCTGATAAAAATCAGGCTCGGCTGGGAGGCGACCAGGCCCCGGCCAGACGTGAGGTGTGGGTGTCTGTGCCCTCAGATTTCCCTGATGGTGACCCTCGGAGGGTTCCCTGAGGCGGGAGGAGGAGCGAGGAAAGCTGCTTTTCATCAAAATCCAATGAAGCTGTGCAAAGAGCTGAGAAACAgaaaagcagaggccgtttctCTCCTCACGGCCTCGGACGAGTGTGCGTGAAAGTCTGCTCTGACGAGGGGTGAGTCAGTACACCTCTGGATGTCgttcataatatttattttggaaaaatattttaaaaaggaatttcttcattaacaaaacagtaaaaaaaaaaaaaaacctcaaataacaTTTGCACAATATtccataaatacatttatatacaaaaaaatatagtcacatagaCCCGAAGTGCCTTTGTACATATTTACCaagaatttaaattataaaaatgaacatcACAAAATACTCAAGCTTTACAGatatcatgaaaaatatttttacaaatccaAAAAATAACGCACATTTTTTTCCACCtagaaaaaacacattttagtATCAAAAAGGACAATAAAGGCAGTGTTTGTGATTCTAATTCAAGAAAAGACTGGCTCATAAGAATCCAAAATATACACTTCAAGCAGTGCGTGCTTCTTATGTAGTGATCAAGtccattcatttaaatatatattttttaaaagcaactgtCCATAGTGCAATGGAAACGTCCTAAACGGCAGTGCGACAGGCGCCTGGAACGCCTGCCGGCCGCCCCCTCGGCAGGAAGACGGCCTGGCTTGCCAGCAGCAGTCACGAGCACCTCCGCTCCGCTCAGCAGCATCGTCGGGGCAGATATCCTTGGAAGTTCACTCATTCTAAGAGAACCGGGAATTCGCCACATCACCTCCACTTTACACCTAGAGGGGCCACGAGACAGAGGGGAGGTTGGCGCGAGTCAGAGGCCCAGTTCCCACCCAGCCCGGCCGAGGGTGGGTCGGGCAGCCGCGCGCTGACCTCAGTTGCGATGACACACTCGTCCTTCTCCTCGGATATGACGTACACCGACTGGTACTTTGTGTCTTTCGAAGTGGAGTACGCAGAGTCCGGCCTTTTTCTCTCAGCTGCTTCTCCGCTAGaagggaaatgaaagagaagcacAGTCAACACGCGAAAACATTTTGGAACGGGACAATGACCAGAGCTTGGAGGAACACGGCCAGCCGGTCCCCCCTTGCCATCCTGGCCCGAGGCACCCCCCGAGGGCCGGGCACCCTCCCCCGCTGGCCTTCCCGCCCGTCCCCTCTGGCCCACGGCACGCACCCCCGGAGGCTCGGGGCACTCTTCTCCTCCCCCGCGgagccctggggctggggctggcacTTGGCATCACGCTTGCTGTGGGGTTCCCCGGGGGCAGCGGCACCCTTGAGGTCCTGCAGCAGGTTATAGCCCACGGCGGGGTCGCAAGCCTTGAGGCTGTTCTTCTCGGTGCCGGGCTCCGCGTGGAGGTCCACCTTCTTGTTGGTGTTCTTGATCTGCGTGGCCCCGATGACGCTGACAGAGATGTCCTTCTCCCGCTGGCGGTTGGCCAGGTTATTCATGGTCTCCGCCTCCCCCGGGCAGGGCTCGGCGGGGGGCCGGCGCTTCTGCAGCCTCAGCCGAACGCAGACCACGGCGGCAGCGCAGCCCAGGAGCAACGTGAGGACGAGGACCACGCCCGCGCCGACGGCCACCCAGGGGAACGGGCCGGCTTGGCCCTCCACGTACTTCTCGGTGAGGTCCACCACCACGGGGCCCGGGGGCAGCTCGGGAAGCAGGAACTGGCAGTTGGGGCCCCCGTAGCCTCGGGCGCACTCGCACAGGTAGCGGAGGGCCCGCTCGTGGCAGGTGGCCCCGTTGTGGCAGGGCGCGTGCTCACACCTGCTGACGGGGGCGCTGCAGTTCCTGCCCGTGTAGCCGGGGGGGCAGGTGCAGGAGTGCTCGTTCACGCCGTCCCGGCAGGTGCCGCCGTTGGCGCACGGGGAAGAGGCACAGTCGTCCACGTTGTCCTCGCAGTGCCTCCCGGAGAAGCCGGCCTGGCAGCGGCAGACGTAAGCATCGCCAAGGTCTACGCACTGTGCACCTGGGACACGGACAAGGGCAGCGGCTTGTCACCCAGAAAATGCCCTCAAGCACGTGCTGCCCCGGCCGCTGCATCGCACGCCAGAGCAGAGACACGGGCAGAGCGGACAGAGGCCACCGCTTAAGACAACATACGTCAAACACGAGCCCACGGCGAGGCCCGGGGTGGGGTTTCTGGCCGAGCTCCCTAAATTACCTAAAAGATCCAGGCTAATACCTCCTGACGTGCACCGTGCAAAACGCTTTGCCGCAGCACCGCGTTCACCTTCACAGCAAGCCCACAAAGGACccggtttacagatgaggaaaccaaggcttaaaGAGGATGACGTGCTTGCCCACAGTGACGCGGTTAGTGACAAGTAAGACTCGAAAccgaaagaaagaaaagaagaaaggaagggagggaggaggctggggttcGGTCTTTGTCCTTCCGGAGCCAAGCCTGCTAAACCTCCCTATGCTTCCTCTCTAAACACGAAGCATCCACTGCTCTATTGGCTCAGTGGCTGGAAACCAACAGGAGAAAGAGCTTGACCCCGGGACTGCCACACCTTCTGTACAGAATACGGAGAGCAAAGCAAGCTGATTCCTCTCCATCGATTACCACACCCAACGCAGAAGCTCCAGAAGCTGCCCGAATGGTCCAGCCTGTCTGGGGCCCAGCTTCCCCCTCTGTGAGTTTGCTTGGGGCATCCCACCCACTCGTGGAGACCATACATCCTCGCAGCAGACGGCTCTGCTTGGCGACGGagcagagctgggcttccctccAAAAGCGCAGTGGCTGGGCTGGCGCTGGGGCTGACCCGCTGATGTTCGGAGTCTCGGGCAGCCGAGGTGCCGCAGGGCCATGAGCAAGTCATTGCATCTCCACCTGAGCCAGGCCCTGCGGAGAAGGAAcgctcctgcctgccttcctcgCTCCCTGGGTGCTTCCAGACTCGAGGACAAGATTTCTATGAACACTTTCTCACTGTTCAGACAAAAGGGCTTCTGAAACTCAAGGCAACTCACAAAGTGATGAACTCAGCCTGAAACTAAACTCTGTGCTTCTGACGCGTTCTCACCAGAGTGGACCACTGGACGAAGTCCCGGATGGGGCAGGCGGCCCCCTTACCATTGGAACAGGGTGAGGAACTGCAGGAATCCATTTTCTTCTCACAGTTAAAGCCAGAGAAGCCCCCAGGGCAGCGGCAGGTGTACCCTCCCTTGGGGTTGTCCGAGCACCGTCCCCCGTTGAAGCAGGGGCCGTCAGCACACACCATGGCACTCAGCTCGCAGATCCTGCCGTAGAAGCCAGGCGGGCAGGTGCAGGAGTAGCTGTTCTCGAGGTCCTGAGTAATGGAGAAGATGAAGAAAGCTTTCCTACGTCGTTCCGAGGGACCCACACGGTCCGTCTCAAACCAGGGCTCCCAGTTCGGCAGGAGAGCCCACGGTGGCCAGACTCACCGTGCAGCTCCCTCCATTCCTGCAGGGGCTGGCACTGCACTCGTCCACCTCCGTCTCGCAGTTGGCCCCCGTGTACCCAGGCCGGCAAGAGCAAGTGTAGCTTCCCTGGCCCGTGTTGGTGCAGGTGGCCCCGTTCTTGCAGGGCTTGTGGTGTGTGCAGTAGTTCAGGTCTGTGAGGGTGGAgacgggaagaggaggagaagggaggcccACGGTTAAATTCGGGAGATGGTACTTGCCCGTGACAGCGCCAGGGAAGCCAGGCTGCCTGGTGGGGGACGGGAGGCTTACCCTGGTTGCAGAAAAGGCCCCCCCAGCCTTCCTGGCAGTTGCACTGCCAGGGCTGCTGGCAGGTGCCGTGGAGACAGCCGGGGTAGCGGATGCACTGGCCACAGTACCGGCCCTGCCAGCCCACTCTGCACCTTCGAGGAGAGGACAGAGTCAGTGGACGCTGGCGCTCCCGGGCTCCTAGCAACACCTTTCCCACTCACGAGAGACTGTCCTCCAACAGCACCAACACCGCTGGTTCTCAAGCGAGGCAGGAGCTTTACCACACGGATGCCTTCATCCCGCGTCAGAGGGTCTGACTCTGGGTACAAGGGCCAACCAGGGCAGCATCTCTAGGGAATTCTAACATGctgcaaagtttgagaaccaactAAACTCTCTCCCCTCTTCTGTGCCAATTCTTTTTAAATCTCCACCTGTAAGTTCCACAACCATTGAGGAGCTTGGATGGATGACAAACAAGCCTTGACCCCATGCCCGGCCATGTATTTATTTAgtagaaacacagaaaaacagcCGCCTCCAACCAGCTAACCTTACCTGCGGTTTTCAAAAGAGCATCTAGAGATGCTTTACTAATACGCTCGGTGTAAAAGGACagcatgagaaagaagaaagcaacttTTGCAAACTTACTTGCATTCCCCTGGCTTGTCACAAAACCCGTGCTGCTCATCACACCCCGGCAAGCAGATGGCTGCAGGAAGAAAAGGCACAGGGTCAAGCCCACCAGAGTGGCCCCCAGCACAGCAGGGCTACAGACCGTGCCCAGCTCCGCCACAGAGCCTCGCCGAGCCCCGGGCATCGACCGTCCTGCCCGGTAACCAGGGCGGACTTTACTCAGCCCGGGAGGAGCATTCTTCTTAACACAGCAGCTCCAGGACAAAAGAGCACGGAAGCCCACCCCCACCCGGCCCCTTTTCTTCTAAGAGAGGGTCAGAagtccttccccctcctcctcccccacttcccaaTTCTATGCACAAAGCTCCACCTCTTAATACCCAGAAAGTGTGTGTGTAGATAAGGGTGGACAGCTGGTATGCAGAGTACCAGGGCAAGACAGCTGCTCTATTGTctgttctctcccagcagctgccCCAGTGCAACAATACCGGCCTCCCCCTCGCCCCCCATGCCCCCACCCTTCACACACACCCCAGCGTGTACaccgcgcgcgcacacacacacacacacacacacacgcacgcgcgcgcgcacacacacacacacacacacacacacacacacacacacacacgtgcaccctTTCCACCAATGGGAACAGGCATGCGTCCCAGCCGCCTATCCCCGGAGAGATCTAATCGATGGCACGCGCGAGCTGGGGGCGGGGACAGACTCCAGTGTttgaataagaagaaaaaaagtttaagtttATGGCAACCCCACggtgaaggagagggagggtAGCCAGGAGGGAGGCGGCAGGCCGGCCAGAGGTcccggagggggtggggaggctggaggctgaggtTTCAGCTGGCTTCCTTCTCCTGGTTATGAAACTCATTAACAAGCCGCTCCACAAGTTTTTAAGACAACAGAGCCAGCTCAGGCCAAGGCGAGCTCAAAGGAGCTGTGGAAAGCCGAGCGGGCTGAGCGACAAGGACGCTGCAGGTACGCGCCAATCCAAACTGAGAAACTGCACCCCCGGGCGTGAGGTTCTGTCCTGCCAGGGAAGGTTCCCAGGCTGGGGGCAGAAGGGAAGTCCCCTGGGGTTTCTGGGGAAGCTCTAGGACCCACCCCACCTGACACCTAGCATGCGAGGCGGCAGCGAGGCAAGTGGGGCCCCGCTGAACAGGCCCAGGAGCCAACCGGTCCTCACAAGCCTCCTGCTGCCCCCGCACCTGTGCAGCTGACCTGCCTGCCCGGAGGATACGGAACTACAGGCAGGCAGGGCCTAAGTCACTTTGGTACCGGTATGTCCCCCTCCCAGGCCGGGTGCTACGCGAGCATCCCGCACGCAGGACAAGCAGACCTAAGCAGGGCCGCAGGGCCAGGCCTCAAATCACACCCACCCACGTCCACAGACCCTGCGAGTGAAAATGTCATGAACGGTGGAATGGTTTTAAACAGGCCGAGCGCACCCACTCCGGAGAGCAAATGAagcactccccccgcccccccagaaGCTGTCTGGGCAAAGGGAACTCCTTTGGTAAAAGCACGCCCCGCCCACAGCCTCCCCCTGTTCCTccccccctcgccccctcccttccctcaggCTTACTTCCTGACCCCTGGCCCCGGGTCCAAAATGCTCCCCGATTAAGAAAGGCAGCTTCCCGTCGCGGAAGTTAACGCGTCTCAGTCGATCGACCGCAGCCTGCCACTGGCTAACCGTGGGGTCTCAGCACCTCTCTGGCCCCGGCCCGGTCTCCCCAGCAGAACATCTCTCCGGGTCTAAAACCCCCAGATGCCAGCATCTCGCCGGGGAGTGccggccggggaggggcaggctgaGAGGGCGGCGGCCTCCCACGCACTCACGCTCGGCGCAGTAGTGGCCTCTCCAGCCGGGCCTGCAGACTTTGTCCCCTCTCTCCCCGCAGGCGAAGTGGCCGAAGGCGTCGTCGCGGGGCCGACAGAAGACAGAGCAGCCTTCCCCGTAGTAATGCTCGTCGCACACGAAGCGGTAGGAGTACTTGAGGTCCGTGCGGCCGCTGCTGTGCAGGTCCTGGGACCACTCCCCGCCCACCGTCAGGTGCCTCTGCGTGGCCAGGCGGCTGATGAGCCTTTCTGGGTTCTCTGCGGGAAGAGGATGCTCTGTTGGTTCTGACTGGGGACCCAGAGGCTTGGGGAGCGAGGGAGGCGTAAAGGGTGCCAGGCAAGGAGGCTGAAGACCCTTCTCCGCAGCCTTCCGGAGTGACTTGCAGAGTGAAAGATGTAGACGTTTGCTTCTGGGGAGATTTGAACTCAAATACATAATAACTGGAGACGCAGTTTGCACAGTTTGGgagttttggggtttgtttttaccTGTTGCGAGGTCATCAGGAGAATCAGTGTGGAGAGCTTCAATGATCAGAGAGAAGGTTCcctggaggaagggggaagagacAGAAGATAAGCCAGAAATGTTCAAAAAAGA
This genomic stretch from Kogia breviceps isolate mKogBre1 chromosome 13, mKogBre1 haplotype 1, whole genome shotgun sequence harbors:
- the DLL1 gene encoding delta-like protein 1 isoform X1, translated to MGRRCALALAVLSTLLCQVWSSGVFELKLQEFVNKKGLLGNRNCCRGGAGPPPCACRTFFRVCLKHYQASVSPEPPCTYGSAVTPVLGVDSFSLPDGAGADSAFSNPIRFPFGFTWPGTFSLIIEALHTDSPDDLATENPERLISRLATQRHLTVGGEWSQDLHSSGRTDLKYSYRFVCDEHYYGEGCSVFCRPRDDAFGHFACGERGDKVCRPGWRGHYCAEPICLPGCDEQHGFCDKPGECKCRVGWQGRYCGQCIRYPGCLHGTCQQPWQCNCQEGWGGLFCNQDLNYCTHHKPCKNGATCTNTGQGSYTCSCRPGYTGANCETEVDECSASPCRNGGSCTDLENSYSCTCPPGFYGRICELSAMVCADGPCFNGGRCSDNPKGGYTCRCPGGFSGFNCEKKMDSCSSSPCSNGAQCVDLGDAYVCRCQAGFSGRHCEDNVDDCASSPCANGGTCRDGVNEHSCTCPPGYTGRNCSAPVSRCEHAPCHNGATCHERALRYLCECARGYGGPNCQFLLPELPPGPVVVDLTEKYVEGQAGPFPWVAVGAGVVLVLTLLLGCAAAVVCVRLRLQKRRPPAEPCPGEAETMNNLANRQREKDISVSVIGATQIKNTNKKVDLHAEPGTEKNSLKACDPAVGYNLLQDLKGAAAPGEPHSKRDAKCQPQPQGSAGEEKSAPSLRGGEAAERKRPDSAYSTSKDTKYQSVYVISEEKDECVIATEV
- the DLL1 gene encoding delta-like protein 1 isoform X2; its protein translation is MGRRCALALAVLSTLLCQVWSSGVFELKLQEFVNKKGLLGNRNCCRGGAGPPPCACRTFFRVCLKHYQASVSPEPPCTYGSAVTPVLGVDSFSLPDGAGADSAFSNPIRFPFGFTWPGTFSLIIEALHTDSPDDLATGKNKPQNSQTVQTASPVIMYLSSNLPRSKRLHLSLCKSLRKAAEKGLQPPCLAPFTPPSLPKPLGPQSEPTEHPLPAENPERLISRLATQRHLTVGGEWSQDLHSSGRTDLKYSYRFVCDEHYYGEGCSVFCRPRDDAFGHFACGERGDKVCRPGWRGHYCAEPICLPGCDEQHGFCDKPGECKCRVGWQGRYCGQCIRYPGCLHGTCQQPWQCNCQEGWGGLFCNQDLNYCTHHKPCKNGATCTNTGQGSYTCSCRPGYTGANCETEVDECSASPCRNGGSCTDLENSYSCTCPPGFYGRICELSAMVCADGPCFNGGRCSDNPKGGYTCRCPGGFSGFNCEKKMDSCSSSPCSNGAQCVDLGDAYVCRCQAGFSGRHCEDNVDDCASSPCANGGTCRDGVNEHSCTCPPGYTGRNCSAPVSRCEHAPCHNGATCHERALRYLCECARGYGGPNCQFLLPELPPGPVVVDLTEKYVEGQAGPFPWVAVGAGVVLVLTLLLGCAAAVVCVRLRLQKRRPPAEPCPGEAETMNNLANRQREKDISVSVIGATQIKNTNKKVDLHAEPGTEKNSLKACDPAVGYNLLQDLKGAAAPGEPHSKRDAKCQPQPQGSAGEEKSAPSLRGGEAAERKRPDSAYSTSKDTKYQSVYVISEEKDECVIATEV